One Alligator mississippiensis isolate rAllMis1 chromosome 1, rAllMis1, whole genome shotgun sequence genomic window carries:
- the NDUFB4 gene encoding NADH dehydrogenase [ubiquinone] 1 beta subcomplex subunit 4: protein MPESSRLSGVGYKPLVGVSLPRTLDPAEYQQSEQTRQQQAERLALRSRLKLQYQLQLNNPHRHGLVEDPALLRWTYARANVYPHFRPTIKTSLLGIVWGVGPVVFWTYVFAKRRAQKEKEIKEGKRELLAHLRC, encoded by the exons ATGCCGGAATCCTCTCGCTTGTCGGGCGTGGGCTACAAGCCACTGGTGGGCGTGTCGCTGCCGCGGACGCTAGACCCGGCCGAGTACCAGCAGTCCGAGCAGACACGCCAGCAGCAGGCCGAGCGCCTGGCCCTGCGCTCCCGCCTCAAGCTCCAGTACCAGCTGCAGCTCAACAACCCTCACCGCCATGGGCTTGTC GAAGATCCTGCCTTGCTTCGTTGGACCTATGCTAGAGCAAACGTCTATCCACATTTCAGGCCCACTATAAAGACGTCCCTGTTGGGAATTGTATGGGGGGTTGGACCTGTTGTATTCTGGACTTACGTCTTCGCAAAACGGAGG GCTCAAAAAGAGAAGGAGATCAAGGAAGGCAAACGTGAGCTACTGGCTCATCTCAGGTGTTGA